The Perca fluviatilis chromosome 17, GENO_Pfluv_1.0, whole genome shotgun sequence region CTGAATACAACAGAATTAAAGCCACAGATACTGTAGGTACAAAGGAAGGGAAGTGCATTCACACACAGTATTAATCAGATGCTTGTGTCTTACTTTGGCTTTATGGAAGAACTGTCTAAAGCAGCCTCGAGGATCCTGCTGAGAGTTCGACGCCATCTCCAGGATGAACTGCATCACTACAGCTTGGTGCGCCACCTGCTCCATCAGTGCTTCTTTCTGCAGGACACAAAACCTATCACTGGTTTTGTGTGTCTCAATAAGCCATCTGTTTAACCTCTGCAACTGTCCACGAACCATAAACACTTTTTTCTCGATACACTATTTTAAAATCATGTTTCATCACTTATGCTTTAAAATGATTGAATTGTATTCTATCGATGCAGCATGTGCTGTTTCATATGGTGGGTTTACAGCTACGTAGGAGTGTTCTTAATTAGAAAGTGTAATACTGTGGTTGGCACTGAGGGAATTTATGCTAAAACTACCCAACAACTGTATTTTCAATGACAGAGTGAACATGTTCAGGCACGTGGTTCCATGTTTACACTGCCTTTCTAGTTTGACGAGCTAAGAGGAACTACACTGGCCGTGTTCATCATCATAAAGCACTATGCCACCCACTGGAATTAGATAGCTCGTATGTGTTTCATGACAGAAACTTAGTTCGCTGCCACAGAGGCATTAAGTATATTAGACTGTGACTATACAGACTAAAGGTTTtattgttgaaaataaaaagatgaaataaCTCCGGCCTGATCCTTTCAGTACATTACCCCTTCTTGCTGTAGTCTCATGCACCACAGAATTAAGTAGTTGGCCGTTTCCTCACAGATGAGCTGAGGCGTGTCTGCGAGGAACCGCTGACTGTCGTCCCATCTCCGCAACATACCTGACAAATGGATAAAAAGCATATAGGCTATTGTTTTTggaagacataaaaaaaaaaggaccatATGGGTGATTTTGCATGTTAAACTACTGTCAAAGAAAACTCAGTTGCTTGCTACTGTTTTGTGAGAATGTTACtatgttaataaaatagatgtCAGAAATATTTACAGCAAACAAGTATAAGAGTTTTGTACATAGTagttacattttaacattttaatctatAATTGGAACACCTTATGAGAAGTGAGTAATTGGTGCCTGCTGTTTCATGGtaacattttaaactttttccAAAAAGAAAGAACTTTGCATGTTTATTGAAATATGCAGATAAGCAAGAGCAAAAGATGGTGCATGTGTTCATGTGCAGTGGTTTAAAATGTAGAGAGATTGCTGAGCCCACTGATGTATTTTGCATGTTTAttaaatagggctgggtaccgaattcaatactttttaagcactgaccgaattgcctcttTAGTATCGAAAATCGCCTTGTCATTGAAttcccaatttcaatacctaaggagtaaatctctgcagcatcagtgagccaataagcatggagcatgcttctaccaaaaTCTAATAAGGTTTGTAATTGGCTGTCTAACAtaacacgtcgtagagacacgcatgAAAAACTCTACAGTACACATAGACAGGGCTCACTTattaggagctgaaaaataaataaacagatttgTGCAATAATGAGTAATGTTGTAAttcctttttgttaaaatggattttatgaaATTGGAATCGGAAAAAGTTTCGTTCAGGAACcagtatcaaagtcacggtattggtgtCGAACATTTTTGAACAATACCAGccctatttttaaaatatacagaATTAATAAGTTTCCTCTCTGTGTGCAATCACGGACACACCTCCAACACAGCTGTGGATCATCATGATTTGTATTTAAGCACTATGTCACTACTATGTTTCTTGAGAAAGGTCCTTGTGACCAAAACGTTGACTGACCAAATAAACCAATGCAGAGGTGACAAGTGTGTGTGGgaattttctgtcttttttggaAATGGAAGAATTAATTCCCTGCAACACAGAGGAGACAAAGGAAGTGGTGTCCGTGTTGCTTTCTACTCAACATTTTAAACTATACAGCACTTCTGCTTCCACACTAAGAAAGCCTGTATTTTACATTCGTCCAGATCATTTTCCAAAGCATCCTGTATGTCTTCCGACCGATTTCCTTTCCGCCAGTACAGACACTTGATGCTTTTATGGAAcctttttcacaataaaaataaatctatagttttaaaaaaaagtttagataGTTGGTATGGTAAAAGTTGAACATGGACACTTCTGCACAACTCACATGCAGTACAAACTACCTGGCTGGCTAGAGGcacaaacatttacatacaaaGTAAGGATAATTTGGATAAAACACCAACTGCAACCGGAGTTTGCTGTAAAACAGTAGGTGACTTGCCTTCTTCTACCACAGTCGGGTGTAATGTGTTAAAATTCCTACATAAAACTTCATTCAGGTATGcacatgaaaacaaaatgtgatCTCTTCCAGTAAAGCTGGAGAAGAAATCCTGCCTAAAACTGCAACAATCTTCAAGCAAAAAGTGGAATAGCTCAGAATCAGAATTATATTTATTACCAAAAAAGTAAGTTTTCACTTGTAAGGAATTTGTCTTTGTGTATTTGGTGCATACAATAAACATATGAAAAGGGTATAAACAATAAGTACTGCTACAGTCAAGGACATATATACAGAATAGATATATCACAAAAATGTATGAAGACACTATAACAAACATGCAATATAACTGTTTtagaaagggaaagaaggaaggctATATGGTTAAGTGTAGGGTGTGCAAAAATATTGATCAGGTGATGTGTAAAAGTTCACATTATGTATATGTGCAATAGCCAGGGGTAACAGTTCAGGATATGCGTTAATGTAATGTGTAGTGAATGAGGGTGTGGGGTTAAGAGACTGTTAGTGGGGGTCCCAGGCCTTGTTGAAGAGGCCCACTGCAGGTGGGAAGAAACTGTTCTTGTGACCcatgaggttttggtcctggcGGAccgcagcctcctgccagaggggagcgtTTTCAAAAAGTTAGGTTAGTTAGGGTCCACCCTAACCCTAGCTACATGATGACATGAGTTTATTTAACTACAAACATACTAGACCCAAACCTTATTTACCATTAGTCTGAGGAAGATCATACTTCAGAACTTCAGATTTGGGCATCTCACTTACCAAAATACCTGAGCTCTTGGTCGTACTTTTGGAGAAACGTCTTGCACTTGTCCTGATCCATTTCTACAGGTTGGTTATGGACATTGATGATACTCTGGAATAGAGAGAAGATATTGACTAACTTTTGATAACATTATTAAATGGTTAGTAGACCGTAAGTACACACAGTCAAATAAGAGTAAGAAAATCAATCAACACAATATAATCATTACAATATTTAGCGAGTCCAGTGGCAGAGACCGAGTCCAAATACCAAGAACTCCAAGACAAGTCCAAAATAAGTCCAAGACAACAGAAAAATGTCTTGAGTCCACGCAAGTACTACAGCCCTGAAAAAAGCCAAACTGTTTGCTTACCTTATCAAAAACGTCCCAACTCCCAACAGCTCTGAGCACAGGGCTGCGGCTGGGTTCCTGACATCCCAGCATGCTCTCCTTGCGGCGCCACTCctcctcagtgtgtgtgagttCTGTGGGGCAGGCCAGAGTCCGAGCACGTTCCTGTTCCAGGGACTCGGAGCTGTGGACGCCTAGAGAGCATAGCTGATCCTGGGCCTCAGCCAGTCTCCAGCTGGAGACGATAGAGGCCTTTAAACAGCGCTGCTGGCTCTGGCACAGTGACGCCATGGCACAATCACAGAGGTGCGATGACGGTGACTGCTGTAAggtaaatgaaagaaaaagagattaGGACTACGAGAGAAACTGTCAGAGACTCATAACATACACATTGTGCTTTAGAGCAGGCAACTAACATTTCTTGTCTACCTACAACAGTGTTTGGTACACCTCAAAACTACTTCTACTTTCTGTTTCTTTACCAACCAAACCAGAGGTAAATTAGCTAACCTTAGATTTCCACAATGCCCAGATGGTAAATGCATTTCAGTGTTTAAATCTAAACTGATGGAAAGTTAGCACTGACTTGCCTGAGAACCTGCGGATGCTCTCTTTTGCAATGAAGACAAAGGGTATAAGCTTTATAAATAGAGGAAAATATGCACAAAAAAGCAAATCAAAACTTTTACACACAAAGGGGGGTCAAATTGACAACATCCTCCTGACAATCTTATCTCTGGGGGTTTTGATCTGAAGCTTTAATTATCATACATTTTTTTCCTCCTAAAGTTTTGTATACGTAGGCCTATATAGTCAGAGAATGACGACAGTGAACAGCTGACACCTACAAACTACCCACTCACT contains the following coding sequences:
- the cdc37l1 gene encoding hsp90 co-chaperone Cdc37-like 1 isoform X1 produces the protein MEWLGNGASMYHDEESSIYPASAANGFSGVYPHQQQSPSSHLCDCAMASLCQSQQRCLKASIVSSWRLAEAQDQLCSLGVHSSESLEQERARTLACPTELTHTEEEWRRKESMLGCQEPSRSPVLRAVGSWDVFDKSIINVHNQPVEMDQDKCKTFLQKYDQELRYFGMLRRWDDSQRFLADTPQLICEETANYLILWCMRLQQEGKEALMEQVAHQAVVMQFILEMASNSQQDPRGCFRQFFHKAKEGQDVYLEVFYTELEAFKDRVKENAFKSRGDTTNNVDQQKTSTNCILDPKEALDSLPPVAEYPMKRCLEAGLWTSTVRWTKNDATETDDIRMMETS
- the cdc37l1 gene encoding hsp90 co-chaperone Cdc37-like 1 isoform X2 encodes the protein MEWLGNGASMYHDEESSIYPASAANGFSGVYPHQQQSPSSHLCDCAMASLCQSQQRCLKASIVSSWRLAEAQDQLCSLGVHSSESLEQERARTLACPTELTHTEEEWRRKESMLGCQEPSRSPVLRAVGSWDVFDKSIINVHNQPVEMDQDKCKTFLQKYDQELRYFGMLRRWDDSQRFLADTPQLICEETANYLILWCMRLQQEGKEALMEQVAHQAVVMQFILEMASNSQQDPRGCFRQFFHKAKEGQDVYLEVFYTELEAFKDRVKENAFKSRGDTTNNVDQQKTSTNCILDPKEALDSLPPIIISSPLPSVSST